From Cotesia glomerata isolate CgM1 linkage group LG2, MPM_Cglom_v2.3, whole genome shotgun sequence, a single genomic window includes:
- the LOC123259551 gene encoding iron-sulfur cluster co-chaperone protein HscB isoform X1, which yields MGLRLVYSLVRPANFARVWSTTNCQRIHAVWAKKDIDLEYRFSPVSLYSSDVPKKCWQCNFPFKSEVFCKKCETVLKPPEEFDYFEILGIERKFDLDMTDVRQKYKQLQNKLHPDKLLNKPEKEQQYLKDMSGLVSNAYYTLLNPLHRGIYLLELNNLSVPEETVSIEPEFIMEIMERNEAIDDAGTDKDKIIKIIKENREILATLTNQLSEAFKTNDIDKVRYFLVKMKYFTSIDDRLKEIKDNLGIVT from the exons ATGGGATTGAGGCTAGTTTATAGCCTAGTTCGTCCAGCGAATTTTGCAAGAGTTTGGAGCACAACAAACTGCCAACGAATCCACGCAGTCTGGGCTAAGAAGGATATTGATCTGGAGTACAGATTTTCACCTGTCTCTCTGTATTCTAGTGATGTACCTAAGAAATGTTGGCAGTGCAATTTTCCTTTCAAGTCTGAAGTATTCTGTAAAAAATGTGAAACAGTCCTGAAACCCCCAGAAGAGTTTGATTATTTTGAGATTCTGGGAATCGAAAGGAAATTTGATTTGGATATGACTGATGTTaggcaaaaatataaacagcTCCAAAATAAACTGCATCCTgataagttattaaataaaccggag aaagaaCAGCAATACTTGAAAGATATGTCAGGATTAGTAAGTAATGCTTATTATACACTATTAAACCCGTTACACAGagggatttatttattagaattgaACAATTTATCCGTACCAGAAGAAACTGTTTCTATAGAGCCGGAGTTTATCATGGAAATAATGGAAAGAAATGAAGCGATTGACGATGCTGGGACtgataaagataaaataattaaaattataaaagaaaaccGCGAAATACTTGCTACTTtaacaaa CCAATTGTCTGAAGCCTTCAAAACAAACGATATCGACAAAGTACgttattttttggtaaaaatgaAGTATTTCACCAGCATAGATGACagattaaaagaaataaaagataatttaggTATCGtaacttaa
- the LOC123259555 gene encoding adenylate kinase isoenzyme 6: protein MPSTKKTLPNILITGTPGVGKSTLARRISERTSLVWRDVSKLAEENRCLEEYDPTYQCPFLNEDRLLDSMESMMGKGGNIVDYHSAELFPERWFDIVFVVRTNNTILYDRLTARGYQGKKLEDNIECEIFQTILDEAKSSYKEEIVHELESNTPEQIEANVNRVCLWIEQWKEDNAV from the exons GAACTCCAGGAGTAGGTAAAAGTACATTGGCTCGGAGAATATCCGAGAGAACTAGCCTCGTTTGGAGAGACGTCAGCAAGCTGGCTGAGGAGAACAGATGCCTGGAGGAATATGATCCAACCTATCAATGTCCTTTTTTAAATGAAGACCGG TTGCTAGACAGCATGGAGAGCATGATGGGCAAGGGAGGCAACATCGTTGACTACCACAGCGCGGAGCTGTTCCCAGAAAGGTGGTTCGATATCGTGTTCGTTGTAAGAACGAACAACACTATCCTGTACGACCGATTGACAGCCCGCGGGTATCagggaaaaaaattagaagatAACATTGAATGTGAAATATTCCAAACAATCCTTGACGAGGCCAAGTCCTcgtataaagaagaaattgttCATGAGCTAGAAAGTAATACACCAGAGCAAATAGAGGCCAATGTAAATAGAGTTTGTCTATGGATTGAGCAATGGAAAGAAGATAATGCTGTGTag
- the LOC123259551 gene encoding iron-sulfur cluster co-chaperone protein HscB homolog isoform X2 — MGLRLVYSLVRPANFARVWSTTNCQRIHAVWAKKDIDLEYRFSPVSLYSSDVPKKCWQCNFPFKSEVFCKKCETVLKPPEEFDYFEILGIERKFDLDMTDVRQKYKQLQNKLHPDKLLNKPEKEQQYLKDMSGLPIV, encoded by the exons ATGGGATTGAGGCTAGTTTATAGCCTAGTTCGTCCAGCGAATTTTGCAAGAGTTTGGAGCACAACAAACTGCCAACGAATCCACGCAGTCTGGGCTAAGAAGGATATTGATCTGGAGTACAGATTTTCACCTGTCTCTCTGTATTCTAGTGATGTACCTAAGAAATGTTGGCAGTGCAATTTTCCTTTCAAGTCTGAAGTATTCTGTAAAAAATGTGAAACAGTCCTGAAACCCCCAGAAGAGTTTGATTATTTTGAGATTCTGGGAATCGAAAGGAAATTTGATTTGGATATGACTGATGTTaggcaaaaatataaacagcTCCAAAATAAACTGCATCCTgataagttattaaataaaccggag aaagaaCAGCAATACTTGAAAGATATGTCAGGATTA CCAATTGTCTGA